The following coding sequences are from one Lipingzhangella halophila window:
- the rplU gene encoding 50S ribosomal protein L21, which translates to MYAIVRAGGRQEKVSVDDVLEIDRVSEESGSTVTWEPVLVVNDGKVISETSELSGYKVTAEVLGEAKGPKINIIKYKNKTGYKRRMGHRQKYTRVRVTGIAAK; encoded by the coding sequence GTGTACGCGATCGTGCGAGCGGGCGGCCGACAGGAGAAGGTGTCCGTCGATGACGTCCTGGAGATCGACAGGGTCTCCGAAGAGTCGGGTTCGACGGTGACGTGGGAGCCGGTCCTTGTCGTCAACGATGGCAAGGTCATCAGCGAGACCTCCGAGCTGAGCGGCTACAAGGTCACCGCCGAGGTCCTCGGCGAGGCCAAGGGCCCCAAGATCAACATCATCAAGTACAAGAACAAGACCGGTTATAAGCGCCGCATGGGGCACCGCCAGAAGTACACCCGGGTCCGGGTAACCGGTATCGCGGCGAAGTAG
- a CDS encoding TIGR03936 family radical SAM-associated protein: MRFASHRDIARALERAIRRAGIPVAFSAGYTPHPKISYAGAAPTGVASLAEYFECTLAESQDPGLVRARLDDAMPDGIDIVDVVAAGAGGLADRLEASEWQVEMPGVAPDGARTAAAAFLAAESVEVERLTKKGRRRFDTRGAVLRMEVEGHATTGQHETCAILRMVVRHTTPAVRPDDVVTGLRQVADLAPPSSTLMTRLAQGPLDEASGAIADPFAVNDGTTQNGEPERAAPKDGSAQADPAGRAEEKPRSSSPARDSEHA; the protein is encoded by the coding sequence ATGAGGTTCGCGAGCCATCGCGACATCGCCCGTGCTCTGGAGCGGGCCATCCGCAGAGCCGGGATACCGGTAGCTTTCTCAGCGGGGTACACGCCACACCCGAAGATCTCCTACGCCGGTGCTGCCCCTACTGGGGTGGCCAGCCTCGCGGAGTATTTCGAATGCACCCTGGCCGAGTCCCAGGACCCCGGACTGGTACGCGCCCGGCTCGATGACGCGATGCCCGACGGCATCGACATAGTCGACGTCGTGGCGGCCGGCGCGGGTGGGCTGGCAGACCGTCTTGAGGCTTCGGAGTGGCAGGTGGAAATGCCGGGTGTCGCCCCCGACGGCGCCCGGACGGCAGCGGCCGCGTTCCTCGCGGCCGAGAGCGTCGAGGTGGAGCGGCTTACCAAGAAGGGCCGCCGCCGCTTCGACACCCGTGGGGCCGTCCTCCGCATGGAGGTGGAAGGGCATGCCACCACGGGACAACACGAGACATGCGCCATACTTCGGATGGTTGTGCGGCACACCACACCTGCCGTGCGACCGGACGACGTGGTGACCGGCCTTCGTCAGGTGGCCGACCTGGCGCCGCCGTCATCGACTCTGATGACCCGGCTGGCGCAGGGGCCCTTGGACGAAGCGTCCGGCGCGATCGCCGATCCGTTCGCCGTGAACGATGGAACCACCCAGAACGGCGAACCAGAACGAGCCGCCCCCAAGGATGGGTCGGCACAGGCGGATCCGGCCGGACGCGCGGAGGAGAAACCGCGGTCGTCCTCGCCCGCACGGGACTCTGAGCATGCGTGA
- a CDS encoding Rne/Rng family ribonuclease, giving the protein MLENEPSSGADGTAGTTETTETDRPITTAAPQSGEVRVSAPGKRGGRVRSAGPPPEPEPVAASPDTPLTTIAGEVGVATSGAEPAADAEPGPAEAANEPSAGEESGAAESAAEEGAAEVSATAGSSAEDGATEGATAESATGTGTRPARASRSRTRRTAAARSTEEPPAPSEDAAPGASADEDGSGTGAEASDGGAASTFQPPMVLFQPPVAHTASAGSTPARDDRDDQDDSDDSDESDDAEAADSTDETSEFDGDDGDSDEDRPSRRRRRRGGRGRGKSRPGDDGTSETDTGGTANTAVAEEERSGTERTAEPAEESQGTAREATAASTEDTRGTRRRRRRRRTAGEAAEATEDTESVTTGDDPPNTVVKVREPRQEKQEKQAESEVQSVKGSTRLEAKKQRRREGREQGRRRAPVITESEFLARRESVKRDLVIRRNGDRTQIAVLEDDVLVEHYVDRAAHKSYVGNVYLGRVQNVLPSMEAAFVDIGKGRNAVLYAGEVNWDASGLEGQPKRIESVLKSGQSVLVQVTKDPMGHKGARLTSQISLPGRYLVYVPDGSMTGISRKLPDKERTRLKQILKKVMPENAGVIVRTAAEGASEEELERDISRLSSQWESIKRKSKSATSPSLLSSEPDLTVRVVRDVFNEDFASLVVAGDEAWSTVKEYVDYVAPHLAERLTHWDGERDVFEEYRVDEQIAKALERKVWLPSGGSLIIDRTEAMTVVDVNTGKFTGQGGNLEETVTKNNLEAAEEIVRQLRLRDIGGIIVIDFIDMVLESNRDLVLRRMLECLSRDRTKHQVAEVTSLGLVQMTRKRVGQGLLEAFSHTCESCNGRGLVLSSEPAETKGGSSSAGSAAGSGGSANGKKKKAKSGSDKAGKGEITESAQTSEVSAEAPAGDGEAEPAAAAEAPAEPETTTAKSSSRQAAKGTTRKSGAKQSTRKTKKDKEAAAATAAETADGEAAEPAAAEGASAEAAGTEATGEAETGAERPRRRRTRRTKTTGPASEAASASAVAEAG; this is encoded by the coding sequence ATGCTCGAAAACGAGCCCAGCAGCGGTGCGGATGGCACCGCGGGTACAACTGAAACGACAGAGACGGACCGGCCGATTACAACGGCCGCCCCGCAGTCAGGGGAGGTGCGGGTCAGCGCGCCCGGCAAACGCGGTGGAAGAGTCCGGTCAGCCGGGCCGCCACCGGAGCCCGAACCAGTGGCCGCGTCCCCGGACACACCGCTGACGACCATCGCCGGCGAGGTGGGGGTCGCCACCAGTGGAGCCGAGCCCGCCGCGGATGCGGAGCCGGGCCCGGCCGAGGCCGCCAATGAGCCGAGCGCCGGCGAGGAGAGCGGCGCTGCCGAAAGCGCCGCCGAAGAGGGCGCCGCCGAGGTGAGCGCCACCGCGGGGAGCTCCGCCGAGGACGGCGCCACTGAGGGTGCGACCGCTGAGAGCGCGACCGGAACGGGCACCCGCCCGGCCAGGGCGTCCCGCTCGCGCACTCGCCGGACCGCGGCGGCGCGCAGCACCGAAGAGCCTCCCGCGCCCAGTGAGGACGCGGCCCCCGGCGCCTCCGCGGACGAAGACGGAAGCGGCACCGGCGCCGAGGCCTCGGACGGTGGCGCGGCCAGCACGTTCCAGCCGCCCATGGTGCTCTTCCAACCGCCGGTGGCCCACACCGCGTCCGCGGGGAGCACCCCGGCGCGAGACGACCGCGACGACCAGGACGACTCGGACGACTCGGACGAGTCGGACGACGCCGAGGCTGCCGATTCCACCGACGAAACCTCCGAGTTCGACGGTGACGACGGCGACTCCGACGAGGACCGCCCGAGCCGCCGCCGCAGGCGCCGCGGCGGTCGCGGCCGCGGCAAGTCGCGGCCCGGCGACGATGGCACCTCCGAGACCGACACCGGTGGCACCGCCAACACGGCGGTAGCGGAGGAGGAGAGGTCCGGCACCGAGCGGACCGCCGAGCCCGCAGAGGAGTCGCAGGGGACCGCCCGGGAGGCGACGGCCGCCTCCACCGAGGACACCAGGGGCACCCGGCGCCGCAGGCGCCGCCGCCGGACCGCCGGCGAGGCCGCGGAGGCCACCGAGGACACCGAGTCCGTCACCACCGGCGACGATCCGCCGAACACGGTCGTCAAGGTGCGCGAGCCGCGCCAGGAGAAGCAGGAGAAGCAGGCCGAGAGCGAGGTGCAGTCGGTCAAGGGCTCCACCCGCCTGGAGGCCAAGAAGCAGCGCCGCCGCGAGGGCCGCGAGCAGGGCCGCCGCCGCGCGCCGGTCATCACCGAGTCGGAGTTCCTCGCGCGGCGCGAGTCCGTCAAGCGCGACCTGGTGATCCGCCGGAACGGAGACCGGACGCAGATCGCCGTCCTTGAGGACGACGTCCTCGTGGAGCACTACGTGGACCGGGCGGCGCACAAGTCCTACGTGGGCAACGTCTACCTCGGCCGGGTGCAGAACGTCCTGCCGTCGATGGAGGCCGCGTTCGTCGACATCGGCAAGGGCCGCAACGCGGTGCTCTACGCCGGTGAGGTGAACTGGGACGCCTCCGGTCTCGAAGGCCAGCCCAAACGCATCGAGTCCGTGCTGAAGTCCGGCCAGTCGGTGCTGGTCCAGGTCACCAAGGACCCCATGGGACACAAGGGGGCCAGGCTGACCAGCCAGATCAGCCTACCGGGGCGCTACCTGGTCTACGTGCCCGATGGCTCCATGACCGGTATCAGCCGCAAGCTTCCCGACAAGGAGCGCACGCGGCTCAAGCAGATCCTGAAGAAGGTGATGCCGGAGAACGCCGGCGTCATCGTGCGCACCGCCGCCGAAGGAGCCAGCGAGGAGGAACTGGAACGCGACATCTCGCGCCTCTCCTCGCAGTGGGAGTCGATCAAGCGCAAGTCGAAGTCGGCCACCTCGCCCTCGCTGTTGAGCAGCGAGCCCGACCTCACCGTCCGGGTGGTGCGCGACGTCTTCAACGAGGACTTCGCGAGCCTCGTGGTCGCCGGGGACGAGGCGTGGAGCACGGTCAAGGAGTACGTCGACTACGTTGCCCCGCACCTGGCCGAGCGGCTGACGCACTGGGACGGCGAACGCGATGTCTTCGAGGAGTACCGGGTCGACGAGCAGATCGCCAAGGCGCTGGAGCGCAAGGTGTGGCTGCCCAGCGGCGGATCGCTGATCATCGACCGCACCGAGGCCATGACCGTCGTTGACGTGAACACCGGAAAGTTCACCGGCCAGGGCGGCAACCTGGAGGAGACGGTCACCAAGAACAACCTGGAGGCGGCCGAGGAGATCGTCCGCCAGCTCCGGTTGCGCGACATCGGCGGCATCATCGTGATCGACTTCATCGACATGGTACTCGAAAGCAACCGCGACCTCGTGCTGCGCCGGATGCTCGAATGCCTCTCCCGCGACCGCACCAAGCACCAGGTGGCCGAGGTGACCTCGCTGGGGCTGGTACAGATGACCCGCAAGCGGGTGGGGCAGGGCCTGCTGGAGGCGTTCTCGCACACCTGCGAGTCCTGCAACGGCCGCGGGCTGGTGCTGTCCAGCGAGCCCGCGGAGACCAAGGGCGGCTCCAGCAGCGCCGGGTCGGCCGCCGGGTCCGGCGGGAGCGCCAACGGCAAGAAGAAGAAGGCCAAGAGCGGGAGCGACAAGGCCGGCAAGGGCGAGATCACCGAGTCCGCCCAGACCTCGGAGGTATCGGCCGAGGCGCCCGCCGGCGACGGTGAGGCCGAACCCGCGGCCGCCGCCGAGGCGCCCGCGGAGCCGGAGACCACGACCGCCAAGTCGTCCTCGCGGCAGGCCGCGAAGGGCACCACCCGCAAGAGTGGCGCCAAGCAGTCGACCCGCAAGACGAAGAAGGACAAGGAAGCGGCCGCGGCCACCGCCGCCGAGACGGCCGACGGGGAGGCCGCGGAACCCGCTGCGGCCGAAGGCGCGTCCGCTGAGGCGGCCGGCACGGAGGCGACTGGCGAGGCCGAAACCGGGGCCGAGCGCCCGCGGCGCCGGCGTACCCGGCGGACCAAGACCACGGGGCCGGCGTCCGAAGCCGCATCGGCGTCCGCCGTGGCCGAGGCCGGATAG